The Diachasmimorpha longicaudata isolate KC_UGA_2023 chromosome 14, iyDiaLong2, whole genome shotgun sequence genome includes a region encoding these proteins:
- the LOC135169000 gene encoding pachytene checkpoint protein 2 homolog, translating into MPTRAVDVEICQRNESTLNNDRITELVHLELMRLEQVDVDIPISTNNSPIELLRDHVAFVSCCFRNNGKDTKDKIAISDSGPFRYFIYRLALEEVSTETMQADSEELPVSSHWILPAAEFNGLWENLCYTTKIKENLLNFIETTMLFSEKNVDPNIITWNRVVLLHGPPGTGKTSLCKALAHKAAIRLNKYFPRGELVEINSHSLFSKWFSESGKLVMKLFNGVKELLDDPQALVCILIDEVESLAHARKSCTSGSEPSDAIRVVNALLTQLDQLKRYRNVLILTTSNVTEAIDLAFVDRADIKQFIGHPEPKAIYQIYSSCLKELMRVNFLESFEIQPWEVYDCIGDVSDPIYECISSHGKTTVNFRNLIYTSVGLSGRALRKVPFLAHALFTDNTETSNFDDFLGAMMMAVKKQKADELQL; encoded by the exons ATGCCAACACGAGCTGTTGACGTCGAGATATGTCAAAGGAACGAAAG CACTCTCAACAATGACAGAATAACTGAATTAGTCCACTTAGAGTTGATGAGACTGGAGCAAGTGGACGTGgacattccaatttcaacaaATAATTCACCGATTGAACTTTTGAGGGATCATGTGGCTTTCGTCAGTTGTTGCTTCAGAAATAATGGCAAG GACACTAAAGACAAAATTGCAATTAGTGACAGTGGGCCCTTCAGATACTTTATCTACAGGCTGGCCCTGGAAGAGGTGTCCACTGAGACAATGCAGGCCGATTCTGAGGAGCTCCCAGTCTCGTCTCACTGGATTCTACCAGCTGCAGAATTTAATGGGCTGTGGGAAAACCTTTGCTACACAACAAAAATCAAGGAAAAc CTTTTGAATTTCATCGAAACAACGATGCTCTTCTCGGAAAAGAATGTAGATCCCAACATCATCACCTGGAACAGAGTTGTTCTTCTCCATGGGCCTCCAGGCACCGGAAAAACTAGTTTATGCAAAGCTCTAGCTCACAAAGCTGCAATTCgactgaataaatattttcctcgagGAGAACTAGTCGAGATAAACAGCCACAGTCTATTTTCAAAGTGGTTTTCTGAG AGTGGTAAATTAGTGATGAAGTTATTTAACGGGGTGAAAGAGCTCCTGGACGATCCCCAGGCACTCGTATGCATCCTGATTGATGAGGTGGAGTCGTTGGCACATGCCAGAAAGTCATGCACCAGTGGATCTGAACCCAGTGACGCAATAAGAGTCGTCAATGCGCTTTTGACGCAGCTGGACCAGTTGAAACGTTACAGAAACGTTCTTATATTGACGACAAGCAATGTGACAGAGGCAATAGACTTGGCATTCGTGGATAGGGCTGATATCAAGCAGTTCATTGGGCACCCTGAGCCCAAGGCTATTTATCAGATTTATTCGTCGTGTTTGAAGGAGTTGATGAGG GTAAATTTTCTGGAGTCCTTTGAGATTCAACCCTGGGAGGTGTACGACTGCATTGGAGACGTCTCAGATCCGATCTACGAATGTATATCATCGCATGGCAAGACGACCGTCAATTTCCGCAATTTAATCTACACGAGTGTGGGCCTGAGTGGTCGGGCCCTGCGGAAAGTTCCGTTTTTGGCGCACGCATTGTTCACTGATAACACCGAGACATCAAATTTCGATGATTTCCTAGGGGCTATGATGATGGCCGTGAAGAAGCAGAAGGCCGATGAATTgcaattgtaa